GGAATCAACAAGGATGCGGACAATCATGTGCAGGAATGCAGCATTTGTCAGATGCATCAATCTGTGCAATGCAAAGAAAGcttggaagaaaatgtttttttttctttatttttaatttttttgttccccccctttcctccctctcccccccctttcctccctctgcccccccctttcctccctctcccccctccctctcaccccttcccctctccccccttcccctctccccctcccctctccccctctctccccctcccccctctctcccccctcctctctccaccccctctccacccctctcaccccctcccccccctttcctcccggGGAAGGAAGCCGGCTGGCCGGCCGGGGAAGGAAGCCGCTCCCGCTTCGCTCTGGTTGCGGGGACTCAGCTGCTGCAGAGAAACCAGCTGCAGTCGCTTGGAAGAAAATTAACTCATCATCAATCCACGGATGAAAGTTGGTATGGATCTGTTCTACTTTAAAGATCATGACTATCTAGTCATAATTGACTACTATTCCAAATATCCCGAGCTGATTATGCTGAATGATTCAATGATGAGATCTGTAATATGAACAACAAAATCTGTTTTTGCTCGCATTGGAATTCCATTAAACGTTGTCTCTGACAATGATCCTTGCTTCACCAGCTGGGAGTGGGCACAATTTGCAGAACGTTATAATTTTTACCACATCACATCAAGCCCATTGTACCCCCAATCTGATGGCAAAGCAGAGAAAGGCAGAGGAATAGTCAAAAAACTATTCAGCAAAGCACTCGATGACAACAAAAACTTATCTTTGGCACTGTCAACATACACAGCAACCCATTGTCATCAGCCTTATCGCCAGCTCAGATGTTGATGGGAAGAAAAATTCGCACCACATTACCAGAGATCGCGATTCAGAACATGGATGATCAAGAAATACATAGCCGTCTAAGGTTATAAATACAAAAAGAATACGACAACAAGCACACAAAACTTTGATCAAAGTTAAAAGAAGGAGATTACGTTTGTTTACAAAATCATGATGGTGGACGGCAACACACAGCTGAAGTTTTAAGACAACCCAGATCGTATTTGGTTCAGACTGAACAAGGTTCAATGTGtagaagaaatagaagagcattACTGCAAATAAAAAACATATTCCATCTCAAACTCAGAACATTATTGCTCAGGATGCCAGATTCAAAAAAcattggcagcgattctccgcggcgcGGACCAAGTGCCCACGCCATCGTGGAACGCGACACGGGCCTACGCTGCGGCcaattcactgcctgagagggggtcAGCAGCGGCGCCGCGAGGAACGCGGTGTGCGGAGCGCTGGAGCGGCGGCGTCATCGCGCGGGGCCATGATGACACCGCGCCACGTATaaggggcagctgggtggggaggaaggaagagggggaggaaggaagggggggaggaaggaagggggggaggaaggaaggggtggctgggtggtgaggaaggggggctgggtgggggggtgggggtttattatctaaacacaaaaaaaaagcggggggagatgtcataatatacatccatgtatatgatggagtgcagacaggcagtgattgacacacaggatgaccagtaagcacacagcacagtgcagccaatcaccagataggacacgaccactataaagccagagggcaccagttttcccgctctctcgggacccagcccctgagacagtcagagttcgtgagctagccagtgcaaacaccatgcggtagctagtaagtctggtcaggctagtaccaggtctccagtcaagtcagcatagtgtcaacccacagttgaacatgtatagtagttaagacggtaaataaaattgtgttgtattttatcaagtgttggaggtctgtctctcgctacactgcatcaagtgcagtccacatcgacccagcctgcttaACACATcatcaatttctacattcatcacaagagattgaaaccctggaggtggatcacTATCTGGAATTCTGAATTGCTGCAAGTTAATGCAAATTGAGAGTGAAGACGTCTTAGGAGGTATTGTGATGGTCCTTATGCTTTTGGGGAAAAAAACTTATGGTATGTTGGAGTGATGGTCCCTTTAAGAACTAGATTAGGTGTGTTCTCTGGGTGTATAATTTCCTTTATTAATCAAAGCTTCAGCATTTATAACTTGTCATTCCTAGTTTAGAGAAAAAAACAATTCCCTCTGATCTCTCCAACATCGTTAAGCAACAGAAGAGGGTGAGTGATATTCGTGTCAgtgattagtcatgctaaattgccccgtagtgtccaaatgttaggtgaggttgctgggttacggggatagggtggaagtgtcgacttaggtagggtgctctatcaggggccggtgtagactcgatgggccgaatggtttccttctgcactttaaattctatgattctatgataaagagcATGAGGGAGGGGCAAGTTGAAGATTTGCTATGTcgaataatttattttatttattttttataaatttagagcacccaattattttttttttccaattaaggggcaatctagcccggtcaatccaccgaacccgcacatatttgggttgtgggggtgaaacccacgcagacatggggataatgtgcaaactccattgaccaggctagattgccccttaattggaaaaaaataaattgggtgctctaaatttataaaaaataaataaaataaattactcGACATAGCAAATCTTCAACTTGCCCCTCCCTCATGCttttaatcatagaatcgttGCCAATGtttctctgcagacagtgacgcagggccgagattcgaacccaggtcgtcagcactgcagtcccagtgctaaccactgtgccacatgccgccctgtagAGTAATTTATTGGACTTTGGCAGCATGTAGTGTGGCATTTGATAGGGCCCTGTCCTCAAGGCCTGATAGCACGGCTTGTAGTCTCACAGCCTAACTTAAGCCCGGTGACAACAGGTGCAATTGGGACTGGATATTCCTGAGAAAAGTGACAGGTGTGGAAAAAAATATTCAGTAAAGTAATAAACGCCAAATTAATTATTAACCTTTGACTTAGTGCATTTGGATGTTTCATGTTTCTCTTTATGATTTATCATCCATAACACAGAAAATGAAGCTTTCTGAATATTTTACACGAATTGCCTATTCAGGACCTTACAAGAAGCCTGACCTGGAGACACTGAGCACGTTGCTGGAAAACCACGTCACATCTATTCCCTATGAAAATCTCGGTACACTCTGTGGAGAAGAAATTGTTCTCAACATGGAAACCGTCTTTGATAAAATGGTGAGGAAAAATCGAGGTGGCTGCTGTTTGGAACATAATGGGTTGTTCCACTGGGTATTAAAGGAGATGGGATACAATGTGAAGATTTTGGCAACAAGGTTGTACAAACTAGCAAAGGAAAAATATGAATCTCACCCATCGCACGGTTTCCTTTTGGTGACCATTGATACCAAGAATTATGTCGCTGACGTGGGCTTTTTAACATCCTATCAAATGCGACGACCCCTCGAGCTGGTGTCAGGCAAAGAGCAAACCCAGCTTCCTGGCACATATCGCCTCACTGAAGATAACAGTATCTGGTACCTCGATAAAGTAAAAAGAAAACTTTGCATTGTTGGTCAAAACAATGATAATCAGTCTCAAATAAAACAACTTGCCTACCAAAAAGTCCTCTGCTTTACCCTCAAGCCTTGCAGGCTCGAGGATTTTGAGGGAACAATGGACTACCTGATAAACTCTCCCATGTCCTTTTTTACAAGCTTATCCCTTACCTGCTTTCAGACCACTAATGGATTTAAGATTCTGAAAGGTACAGTGTACTGGGAACAGATCTTCAATGTTGAAGATGGAGTAGACCTGAGAACCTCGAGAACACTGACTGATGAGGAGGTACAGCGTGTGATCAAGAAGACATTCAACTTGAACTTGGACAAGAAGATAATACCTGTGAATAACTTTACCAATTTCCTGCTCGAATAATACCCACCCAACATCAGATTTCCCCTTTCAAAAATTGGAGTTAGATGACCAATTTATTTGGGAACTAGATCATAATTTTATGGGGGAACAGTTCAATAATATTACAGCAAAGAAAAATCAATTTGTTGGGTACTGTTCAATCATTTTATTGGGTTGCAGATCAATAACTTTATTGGGTTACAGATCAATTATTTTAGTGGGTTACAGATCAATGATTTTATTGGGTTACAGATCAATCATTTTATTGGGTTACAGGTCAATTATTTTAGTGGGTTACAGATCAATGATTTTATTGGGTTACAGATCAATCATTTTATTGGGTTACAGGTCAATTATTTTAGTGGGTTACAGATCAATAATTTTATTGGGTTGCAGATCAATCATTACAGATTAATTATTTTGGGTTACAGATCAATCATTTTATTGGGTTACAGATCAATCATTTTATTGGGTTACAggtcaattattattatttaaaaaaaaaaaataatttttattcaattttctcccggcaatttaaaacaaacaaggcgtgtttccacgccaaaacaaatcaagaaaagaactctcccccccgaaaaataaataataacaaatagcaataccagaaagaagaaaataacataacaaacccactgccgcaaataaccccccccccccccaaccatcaccaaacccccccccccccccccccccccccgccgggttgctgcagagaccgaccactctctaccccttcgacaggaaatcgagaaagggctgccgccgccggaagaacccctgtaccgaccccctcagggcaaatttcatcctctccaacttgatgaacccagccatgtcgttgacccagatctccgaactcgggggccgcgtatccttccactgtaacagaatcctgcgccgggctactagagacgcaaaggccagaatgccggcctctctcgcctcctgcactcccggctccgaagctaccccaaagatcgcgagcccccagcccggcctgaccctagacccaaccacttctgACAAAATCCCTGccaccccttccaaaactcctccagagctggacatgcccaaaacatatgggtgtggtttgccgggccacccgaacacctcccacacctgtcttcccctccgaaaaaccagctcatccttgctcccgtcatgtgcgccctgtgcagcaccttcagctgaattaggctgagccgtgcgcaagtggaggaagaattcaccctttccagggcgtccgaccacgtcccatcctcaatctcttcccctagctcttcctcccattttgccttgagctcatctactgaggcctcctcctcctcctgcatcagctgataGATAGccaagatcttcccttccccgactcacgtccccgaaagcaccctgtcctgcacccccccttggcggcagccacggaaactcctccacctgcctcttaacaaagtccctgacctgcatatacctaaaagcgttcccagggggcaggttccacttccccaccagctcctccagagtcgcgaacttcccatccaagaagaggtccccaaactgtctgatgcctgccctgtgccaactcccaaatcccccacccgttctccctggcgcaaaacggtgattgccccgtatcgggggccaaactgaggccttcacttcccccctgtgccgcctccactgtccccagattttgagagaCGCAACCACCACTGGACCCGTGGAGTACttagccggggggagtggaagtgggactcgtacccgcacaggatgccacctccagcttcttccatgcgtcaccctctcCTTCCGTcgcccacctgcgaatcatcgccatgtTCGCCgtccaataatatccacacaggttgggcagcgccaggctcccttcttcgctccaaaaataccctccttactctcggggccttccgcacccacacaaaccccagaatcgacttattcacccttctaaaaaaaagccttcgggatcaacatggggaggcactggaaaagaaacaaaaacctcgggaccaccgtcattttaaccgactggaccctgcccaccaacgagagcagcagcgcatcccacctcctgaacgcctcctccatctgctccaccagcctcgaaacgttaagcctatgcatagcctcCCAGGTactagccacgtggaccccaagatacctaaagctgccttcagccctcctcaacgggagttcccctagctccctctcctgaccccccgggtgcaggacaaacagctcgcttttccccacatttagcttatatcccgaaaagtccccaaactcctcaagtatcctcagcacctctggcatcccctcagccgggtccgcgacatacagcagcagatcatctgcatacagcgacaaccggtgctccccccacagcacaatccccctccaacccttcgagtccctcagcgccatggccaggggctcaattgctaacgcgaagagcaggggagacaaggggcacacctgcctcgtccctcgggaaagccgaaagtcctctgacctcctcccattcatcaccacacccagctaatgaacccctcaccaaacccaaacatctgcaacacctcccacaggtaactccactctaccctatcagaagctttctccgcatccatggacgccactatttctgactccccaaccaccggcgccatcatcatgacattcaggagcctccgcacgttggcattcaattgtctcccctttacaaaccccgtttggtcctcatgaatcacagtccggaccacatcctccaccctcctggacagcacctttgccaacaacttgacatctacgttaaggagtgagagcggcctataagacccacactgaaaggtgcccttgtcctgcttcaggagcaaagagataattgccctggacatcgtcgggggcaaacccccccccctccctagcctcattcagggtcctcaccagcagcgggcccagcaaatctgaaaatttcttataaaattccactgggaacccgtcgggccccggcgctttccctgtctgcatgctccccaccacctccaccaactcctccaattcaattggggcccccaaatcctccacccgctcgtcctctactcttgggaactccagcttatccaaaaagcggtccatcacgcctgcttccccggggggtaccgcccgatatagcccctcataaaaggatctgaacaccccattaatgtcctttccaccccgcactaagttcccacccgcatccgtggctcccccaatttctctagctgcctcctgcttccggagctggtgagccaacatccggtttgccttctccccgtactcatacacgccccctgtgcccttctccactgcacctccgccttacgggtggttaaaatgtcaaactccgcttggagactgcgccgctccctcagaagcccctcctccggggtgtctgcatatctcctatccaccctgaccatctcttccaccagcctctccctctcgaccctctcccccctctccctgtgcgcccgaatagagatcagctcccctctaactactgcctttagcgcttcccaaaccatcccaacctgcacctacccgttgtcattggtttccagatacccctcaatacccctacggatccgaccgcacacttcctcctctgccaaaagccccacatccaacctccacagcgggcgctgatccttcccctcccccagctccaggtccaccaaatgtggagcatgatcagaaatggctattgctgaatactccgcccccaccactctcgggatcagcgccctgctaagcacgaaaaagtcaatccaggagtacgccttatgaacatgggagaaaaaggagaactccctacccccggcttcaaaaaccttcaagggtccacccctcccatctgatccatgaaccccctcagcaccgaggccgctgccggcctcctgcccgtcctagacttcgtgcggtccagagccggatccagcaccgtgttaaggtccccacccagaatcaatctccctgtctccaggtccgggatcaggcccagcatacgccgcatgaagcccgcatcatcccagttgggggcataaacattaaccaagaccacccgctccccctgaagtctcccactcaccaacacatatctacctgcactatccgccaccactttggacgcgacgaacgacaggctcttacccaccaaaattgccaccccacggttctttgcatcaagccccgagtgaaacacctgtcccacccaactctttcttagcctcacctgatccgtaaccctgaggtgcgtctcctggagcatagccacatccgctcccagctcCCTccagtgagccaagacccgggatcgcttcacgctcacgttccatgtgaccaaccgaacccgaggggccgtccccctccctctacgccgatcagccatagcccttcctcaacccaccacgtgcccggggaaccccccaagcccgctccccacggtggcaaacccccccgtcaccatccattccctcacagtccctgcagcaacaacccggcaccccccctctcctcccccccccccaaatcccctcaacacccccaagctagggcccccctagctgcgttacccccaacattatacttccgtgagtcagctgacttctgctgaccccggctactccctccctaaccactaccccccccccccccccacccggatgcaacacagccgccaattcctccctcccagcgccggccccgcccccaattcctccggcgcgggaagaaagcccgcgcttccaacccgagccccgccactcgacccaacacgcgggaaaaagacggacacatgacccatcgggaccccaaactactccccaacccaccagtggaaaaaacaaaaaaaaccaccacactaaataaccaacagccccaaagaaaccccGAAAGAACCCACATAACCATAACTCAAATAGCAAAAAcggcgaaaacaaacaggaaacaaccatcagcaaacacagccactaTGGGCGATAGGATACCCAAGAGGACAAAGCCTTCAagcaaagtacatttccccccagccccccagtcctcagtccgaatccaagttctcagcctggacaaaagcccaggcctcctccggagagtcaaagtagagctgccggtccttgtacgtgacccagaggtgagccggctgtagaaggccaaacttcacccctttcctgtggagcactcccttcgcctgattgaagccagcccttctcctcgccacctccgcgctccagtcctgaaaaatctgaacgtccgtgttctcccacctactgctcctctctttcttcgcccacctcaacacgcactcccggtcaaccaagcggtgacaacggaccagcaccaccctgggcggttcgttcggcctgggcttccgctgcagcactcgatgggcgccttccagctccaggggaccacgaaacgaccctgcacccatcagcaggtttaacattaggaccacataggccgccaaatccgaaccttccagcccctccgagaggcccaaaatccgtagattcttccggcgggagcggttctccatctcctccatcctcgcctgccatttcttgtgcagcgcctcgtgcgactccactttcactgccaggcccaaaagctcatcctcattctccgaggccttgtgctgcagctcccgaatctccccggcctgagccgtctgcgtcgccaccagtttgtccagtgaggccttaaacggctccagaatctcggctttgagctccttgaaggagcgctgaagcagctcctgctgctcccgcgcccacagctgccacgctgcttccccacccgccgccatcttgccttttctgcctctcgccgtTCTCTGAGGTAAAACCGATTTTTGGACCGCTCCGCtacgagtccagtccatccaccggctgctgggcacactggctgtgtttcccaccgggggaaaagtcgaaacagcgccgttgcgggctcttaaaagagcccggaAATCCAAAGAaagcgggagctgctgaacgtgcggcttagcttcgcattgccgccaccggaagtccgtcaATTATTTTATTGGGTTACAGTTCAAAAAATTTATTGGGTTACAGATCAATCattttattgggttacggatcaATTATTTTATTGGGTTACagatcaatcatagaatttacagtgcagaaggaggccattcggcatactgggtctgcactggcctttggaaagagcacccaacttaagcccatgcctccaccctgtccccataacccagtaaccccacctaaccttttggacactaaggggcaatttggcatggccaatccaccgagcctacaCATCATTGGAATATGTGACGTCcggtgatggtgatgtgctgagtGGACGCACATCAGGCGGCTCTCCTCCAGACCAGAACCAAATAGGTGCTTTTAGGCAAATGTTGCCTGAAGGTTCGAAGGCAAACTAACCTCAACAGTGAGAAGAAAGGATCAAAACCAAAATGGCAGCAAATGGGAGCTCGAGGGGTCAAAGGGATGGCAGAAGTAGAGGAAAGGGTCACGTGTAGCGGGAGAACGAGCCGGCAGACCCACGAGGTGAGGAGGCCCCGGCCAtccaagagagagggagactaaAGACCCGAACATcagccttcccccccaccacctagaGACGGATGGAAGACTTTCCTCATGAAGGAGCTGACCACCTGAAAGAGGCGatatgggtcaaaatccaggtggCGGTCAAGGTGGTGGTGACCGAGGCGATGGTCTCCATGCAAACAACGATTGACGGGTTTGGGGAAAAGGTGGAAGCACAGGGAAAGGACAATACACGACCGAGAGAAAGCTGCGACAGACCAGAGCTGATAGTATCGTCGCCCTGGAGGCGGAAGTTAAAAGGTTTGTGGCGGCCCAGGGGAACTTAAAAGGATAAAGTCGAGGACCAAGAAAACAGGTCCTGACGTCGGAACATTcagattgtgggcctgccagagcATCGAGGGCAGAGGCCCGATGGGCTACGTCACCCAAATACTGGGCAACTTAATCGGAGAGACAGCTTCCCGAACCCCACAGCTCGACAGAGCACACAGATCACTCAGATCGAAACCCAAGGTGGGGGAAAGCCGAAGGTGGTCATTGCGAAGCTGCACCAATACCAGGATCGTGaaaggatcctgaggtgggcaagaCAGACTAAAGCAAGTACCTCGGAAGGGCACAAAACCCGAATTTACCAAAGCATTGGGGCAACCTGGCAAACAGCAGGACTGAGTTTAATCAGGCAAAATCAGCCCTGTACAAGCACTGGGTGCGATTTGGtgcgctgttcccagccaggctctcgGTCACATACCAGATTAAAGaacattacctcaacaccccGGCTGAGGCAAATACATTTGTACGGACCAATGGCCTGGACAAGGGACAGATGAGGCAAAGATGAAGGCTGATCAGAGGAGGAGCGCTAAAGAAATGGAGACTCTTTGGACAGTGAATATGTTTGCGCGGGACTGCCTCGCTTTGATCAAAAAGACTGGGTCACAGGGAAGGGCGAGGACAGGGGAATGCAGCTGAGGGTGAGGTACAGGCAGAGACAGCGAACAGTCAGCGGGCATAAGTTAGGATCAGAccagcactgggagggggggacaCCACACTAGCAGGGTTAGCCAGCCCGGGAAGACAGATAGCAAGGGGGGGCCACGGCGTGCCTCCCGGCAGGGGGGCAGCACCTAGCTGGGGTTGGCGAGGacacagggacagggagggggagcgctgagggggagacggggagaggcaaacatttttaaaatataaatttagagtacccaattcatttttttccaattaaggggcaatttagcgtggccaatccgcctaccctgcacttctttgggttgtgggggtgaaacccacgcagatacggggagaatgtgcaaactccacacggacagtgacccagagctgggatcgaacctgggacctcggcgctgtgaggcagcagggctaacccactgcgccaccgtgctgccctggggagaggcaaacatggggggggggggggggtacgggtggCATAGGAGGGAAAGGAACACCAAAGGAACAGGATGGGAAGAAAgggttgtttttcagattggctTCAGCGGGTAAGATGCAGGTTGAGGGTacaagatggcgctgcaagcagccactttggagggtctctgagtaaagggaaaccccggagtggcATACCCACAGTTGGCTGCCATGTTGGGAAACCATGGAGCAGAGGGGCCCGACCTCACGCTGAGAAAAGCAACCGTGGCCATTTTGAGCCCCACctatgcctccaatgccgctgcTTGATCACTGTGGTCCGACAGCATCTCTCGGATCTGTGACCCCTACACCTCCACACATTTCTCCagaactcttccttgatgaagaccatcaactgttccatctggggctttgctatttgcactgacccttccccctccaccatccttCCAATAGCTGCTGCGCCACGGTCtattccaactccttggccaggtctttcaccttcaTCTGCCGgatttggtaaccagcagacatgccacaccggggggggggtatCTTTTCCTCCAAACTTCAGCTGCACTTTTCCGTTGGAGTTACTCCCCTTTTCAGGTCAAAATAGCTTTTTTTTCtacaccttcaagcaggagccaccctgtGTGCCGCCGCTCACAgcgtggccaccaccagaagtccaaggtgccctttctaattccaccttcctgcacccggtccatcgCCCTGTAGCTCAGAGCATTTAAGGTGCAGGTCCAGATACTTTTAAAAAGAGTTAAGAgtctctacctccaccaccaacttgagcagcaaattccagactcccaccaccctctgtaaaaaacagcgccgctcccgatggctccggggaagtactcagggagtccggtagtaatagcctcgatgagaatttggaggcagtttcgccagcacttcgggttgggggcaggggcaagggaaatgccgatttgggggaacatacatttgagc
The sequence above is drawn from the Scyliorhinus canicula chromosome 16, sScyCan1.1, whole genome shotgun sequence genome and encodes:
- the LOC119950900 gene encoding arylamine N-acetyltransferase 1-like isoform X2, with the translated sequence MQIESEDVLGGPYKKPDLETLSTLLENHVTSIPYENLGTLCGEEIVLNMETVFDKMVRKNRGGCCLEHNGLFHWVLKEMGYNVKILATRLYKLAKEKYESHPSHGFLLVTIDTKNYVADVGFLTSYQMRRPLELVSGKEQTQLPGTYRLTEDNSIWYLDKVKRKLCIVGQNNDNQSQIKQLAYQKVLCFTLKPCRLEDFEGTMDYLINSPMSFFTSLSLTCFQTTNGFKILKGTVYWEQIFNVEDGVDLRTSRTLTDEEVQRVIKKTFNLNLDKKIIPVNNFTNFLLE
- the LOC119950900 gene encoding arylamine N-acetyltransferase, pineal gland isozyme NAT-10-like isoform X1; the protein is MKLSEYFTRIAYSGPYKKPDLETLSTLLENHVTSIPYENLGTLCGEEIVLNMETVFDKMVRKNRGGCCLEHNGLFHWVLKEMGYNVKILATRLYKLAKEKYESHPSHGFLLVTIDTKNYVADVGFLTSYQMRRPLELVSGKEQTQLPGTYRLTEDNSIWYLDKVKRKLCIVGQNNDNQSQIKQLAYQKVLCFTLKPCRLEDFEGTMDYLINSPMSFFTSLSLTCFQTTNGFKILKGTVYWEQIFNVEDGVDLRTSRTLTDEEVQRVIKKTFNLNLDKKIIPVNNFTNFLLE